From the Paraflavitalea soli genome, the window TCATTGCCTTATTTAAGCGTGGGGAACACGAGGCTTTCAACCATCTTTTCCGGCTGCACTACCGGCCGCTGGTATATTATGGCAACCAGCTGGTTAATGATGAACAGGAAGCGGAAGACATTGTAGTGGATACATTTGTAAAGCTCTTACGTAAACGCGCTGATTTTGATAACCTCAAAGACATCAAGGCCTTTTTATTTGTCTCGGTGAGGAACGCCTGCTATGATTACCTGCGCTATATGCAGCGCCATGAGACCTCGCACCAGGAACTTTTTTATTTAGCCGGCAAACAAGAAATTATGGAGGACAATGAAATGATCAAAGCCAAGGTATTGCAGGAGATCTATAACGAGATCGAAAACCTGCCCGGGCAATGTCAGAAAGTGTTCAAGTATATATTCTTCCATGGACTCAGTACAGACCAGATTGCCAACGAGATGGATATCAGTGCGCAGACGGTATTGAACCAAAAAACACGGGCATTAAAGCTGCTTCGTTTGTCGCTGCTGAAGAAAGACCTGCTGCCAACGGCGGTTACGTTCTATTTCCTGGCTGTTATTTTCCACCAGCTCACTTCTTCGTTGTAAGCTCCCCGACAGGAAGCCTGCGCCCGGGACGCGGATAAGTTCTAACTATCGCAAAGTGTGGCAGTTATGGTTATTGCCCGGGCGGGGAAAACCTGCTAAAAAAAATCTTTCCCTTTCTTTTGGTTAAATGCAAGATCGCATCGTGGTATATTATGTAATTGTTAAACAGGAGGCTGTGCATAACTGTGCAGCATTTACAACAAAAGGCCATGGATCATACAATAGATGAATTGATCATAAAGTATTTGTCCGGTACATTAACGGAAGAAGAACAGGTGCTGCTGGATGAGTGGAAGGCGCTGCCTCAAAATCGTTTATTGCTTGACCAGTTGAGCAATGGAGATTGGGTAAAGCGGGAGTTGCAGAAAATTGGCCAGGTTAAAGAAGAGCAGGCGTATAACAAGCTAAGCCAGATATATGCGCAGCAACAGGCGCCGGTGAGGATGCAGCCAAAGAGACCCAGAACGGGCTGGTGGCTGGCAGCAGCATCGCTGGTGTTGTTCCTCGGAGCGGGCAGCTGGTGGCTGTGGAGCCGTGGTTCCGGGAAAGCGGCCCCGGTTGAACTGGCCAAATCGGACGACCGGTTTAAAAATGATGTACAGCCTGGCGGCAACAAGGCCCGGCTGCTATTGGCCGACGGTACGGAGATCGTGTTGGACAGCGCCGGCAAGGGGTTATTGACCCAACAGGGCGGCGCCAAAGTGATCAAGACGGACAATGGCGGGATCGAGTACCAGCAGGGAGCCGGCATGGGAAACAAGGAAGGGGTGGTTTACAATACTGTTTCAACGCCCAAGGGCGGGCAATATATGATCGCTTTACCGGATGGAAGCAAGGCCTGGTTGAATGCTTCTTCCACGCTTCGCTTTCCTACGGCCTTTACGGGTGAACAACGGGTGGTGGAGCTTACGGGCGAGGGGTACTTTGAAGTACAACCGATGGCCTCCGGCAACCAAGGCACCCGAAAAGCAAAGAAACCTTTTATTGTACAGGCAGGAAATGTAAACGTGGAAGTATTGGGTACTCATTTTAACGTGAACGCCTATACCGACGAAGATGTGATCAAAACGACTTTACTGGAAGGGGCTGTAAAAGTAGTAAACAGCCATACTACGGGGTTATTAAAGCCGGGTGAACAGGCGCAGGCCTTCCGGCAAGGGACGCTGAAGACAGTAAAGCAGGCGGACCTGGAACAAACGATGGCCTGGCATAACGGGGTATTTGCGTTCCGGAATGCCCCGGTGCTTGCTATTATGCGGCAGGCGCAACGCTGGTATGATATTGAGGTGGTGTATGCGGGTAAGGTAAATAAAGAGCAAACTTTAAACGGAGACATCCCGCGGAATGTGGCCTTGTCTCAGCTATTGAAAATATTAGAAGCTACGGGATCTGTTCATTTCCGCATTGAGGGAAAAACGGTAACTGTGATGCCATGAAAAATATGATAGGCGCGGGCCCTACCTTATTGGCCTTTGCTGGCAGGCAGGGCCCGGAAATCTGTTCAGGGACTATTTTATCAGAATGTGGAGCTATCCAATAAGCCTTTGACTAACCAAGGAGTTGCTAATCCACAAAAGGGGGAGTTCTGTGACGGTGCTCCCAACAACACCGGGGTGTCCTTCGATCTCCCCCTTTATTTTGACCGGATATGATGAGGATCCGGTGAAAATAAGCAGACGGAGGACGCCCTTTTTTTTAAACATGCAGTGATAGTACCTAACCTTATGGAGGAGGTACCAGCGATATAAAGGCCGATGGTAGTAGCAATTTCAGGGACAGACTCGTGCAAGTAATACACTACTTTATTCTGCCCTCGACTCCCAGTCGGATATCAGTTGATGCATTGAATTGGACCATTAATCATTAACCTTACTATGAATTTTCGTTGACCCGCTATCCGAACGGAACCCGTTTGGGTTTAGGATAGCTTGCAAACCTCCTTCTCAAAAAATGGTTTGCCCGGGGCTCGTTAGAGCATAGGGCCAATGTTTCATGTAAATTAACCAATTCAACGCTATGAAATGTTCAGCCCTGAAAGGGTGGGTACACCGATGCAATTACCACTCGCTACGTTTATGCGGTAAGCTAGCTACTACCCTACTCATTTTGTTTTGCTGCCAGGTGCAGGCGCAGGCCTTTGGCCAGGGAATTACCTTGTCGGTAAAAGACGCTCCTCCGGAACAGGTGTTCCGGGAACTGAAAAAACAGAGTGGCTATGGCTTTGTATATCCTTCGGAAGTGCTGACCCGGCTGAACCGGATAACGCTGACGGTGAACAAAGCGAGCCTGGAGGAGGTGCTGAACCAGGTGTTTAAGGGGCAGCCGTATACGTACAGCATTATTGATAAAATAGTGGTGATCAAGCTGCGGGACGTGGCTGCCGAGCAGCCAGCGCGGCAGGGCGCATCGGCCCCTTTGCCGATCGATGTGACTGGGAAGGTGACGAATGAAAAGGGGGAGCCACTACAAGGCGTGACCGTAACTGTAAAAGGCACGGACAAGATCACCTCCACGGATGCCGGCGGTGCTTTTACGATCAACAGTGTGGACCGGGAAGCTGTGCTGTTGTTTTCCAG encodes:
- a CDS encoding RNA polymerase sigma factor, which produces MTKALSDQDIIALFKRGEHEAFNHLFRLHYRPLVYYGNQLVNDEQEAEDIVVDTFVKLLRKRADFDNLKDIKAFLFVSVRNACYDYLRYMQRHETSHQELFYLAGKQEIMEDNEMIKAKVLQEIYNEIENLPGQCQKVFKYIFFHGLSTDQIANEMDISAQTVLNQKTRALKLLRLSLLKKDLLPTAVTFYFLAVIFHQLTSSL
- a CDS encoding FecR family protein, producing MDHTIDELIIKYLSGTLTEEEQVLLDEWKALPQNRLLLDQLSNGDWVKRELQKIGQVKEEQAYNKLSQIYAQQQAPVRMQPKRPRTGWWLAAASLVLFLGAGSWWLWSRGSGKAAPVELAKSDDRFKNDVQPGGNKARLLLADGTEIVLDSAGKGLLTQQGGAKVIKTDNGGIEYQQGAGMGNKEGVVYNTVSTPKGGQYMIALPDGSKAWLNASSTLRFPTAFTGEQRVVELTGEGYFEVQPMASGNQGTRKAKKPFIVQAGNVNVEVLGTHFNVNAYTDEDVIKTTLLEGAVKVVNSHTTGLLKPGEQAQAFRQGTLKTVKQADLEQTMAWHNGVFAFRNAPVLAIMRQAQRWYDIEVVYAGKVNKEQTLNGDIPRNVALSQLLKILEATGSVHFRIEGKTVTVMP